A part of Streptomyces sp. NBC_01235 genomic DNA contains:
- a CDS encoding DUF1918 domain-containing protein, with product MRATTGDQLVQHGRVVGQHDKIGEIVEVLGQGGNPPYRVRFEDGHVGVCSPGPDTEIRHRTAEEKRR from the coding sequence ATGCGCGCAACCACGGGCGACCAGCTTGTCCAGCACGGCAGGGTGGTCGGGCAACACGACAAGATCGGCGAGATCGTCGAAGTACTGGGCCAGGGAGGCAACCCTCCGTACCGCGTCCGCTTCGAGGACGGGCACGTGGGCGTATGTTCGCCCGGCCCCGACACGGAGATCCGCCACAGGACGGCCGAGGAAAAGCGACGGTAG
- a CDS encoding DUF6314 family protein, producing MGEFRPVPDVLAYLAGSWHVERSVRDRAGGDEGRFDGITRFSPLKRSGLLHEESGTFVWLGVARPAERTLRFLPGPTPGTADVRFADGRPFHDLDLTSGRHVADHPCSADLYRGEFTVRDADHWRTVWRVAGPAKDLLLTTDYARVG from the coding sequence ATGGGCGAGTTCCGGCCAGTGCCGGACGTACTGGCGTACCTCGCGGGGAGCTGGCATGTGGAGCGGTCGGTGCGGGACCGGGCCGGCGGGGACGAGGGCCGCTTCGACGGGATCACCAGGTTCAGCCCGTTGAAGAGGAGTGGGCTGCTGCACGAGGAGTCCGGCACGTTCGTCTGGCTCGGCGTCGCCCGGCCCGCCGAGCGCACCCTGCGCTTCCTGCCGGGGCCGACGCCCGGCACCGCGGACGTCCGGTTCGCCGACGGCCGCCCCTTCCACGACCTGGACCTGACGAGCGGACGGCACGTGGCCGACCACCCCTGCTCCGCGGACCTCTACCGGGGCGAGTTCACCGTCCGGGACGCGGACCACTGGCGGACGGTCTGGCGCGTGGCCGGCCCGGCCAAGGACCTGCTGCTCACCACCGACTACGCGCGGGTGGGCTGA
- a CDS encoding 3-hydroxybutyryl-CoA dehydrogenase — MTGTPAGDISRVGVVGCGQMGAGIAEVCARAGLDVMVAETTGEALEIGRTRLYNSLAKAAERGKISEEERDATLARLSFTTDLGEFADRDLVVEAVVENEQVKTEIFQVLDQVVTRPDAILASNTSSIPLVKLAVATSRPDQVVGIHFFNPAPVQKLVELIPALTTSEGTLGRAQLFAEKLLGKHAIRAQDRSGFVVNALLIPYLLSAIRMFETGIASREDIDNGMEMGCAHPMGPLKLSDLIGLDTVASVAQSMYDEYKEPLYAAPPLLQRMVDAGRLGRKTGSGFYTY; from the coding sequence GTGACGGGCACCCCAGCGGGAGACATCTCACGGGTCGGCGTGGTGGGCTGCGGCCAGATGGGGGCGGGCATCGCCGAGGTCTGCGCCCGCGCCGGACTCGACGTCATGGTCGCCGAGACCACCGGCGAAGCCCTGGAGATCGGCCGCACCCGGCTGTACAACTCCCTGGCCAAGGCCGCCGAGCGCGGCAAGATCTCCGAGGAGGAGCGGGACGCGACGCTTGCGCGCCTCAGCTTCACCACGGACCTCGGCGAGTTCGCCGACCGCGATCTGGTCGTCGAGGCCGTCGTCGAGAACGAGCAGGTCAAGACCGAGATCTTCCAGGTCCTCGACCAGGTGGTGACCCGCCCTGACGCGATCCTCGCCTCCAACACCTCCTCCATCCCGCTGGTGAAGCTGGCGGTCGCCACCTCGCGGCCCGACCAGGTCGTCGGCATCCACTTCTTCAACCCCGCCCCGGTGCAGAAGCTCGTCGAGCTGATCCCGGCGCTGACCACCTCCGAGGGCACGCTCGGCCGCGCCCAGCTGTTCGCCGAGAAGCTGCTGGGCAAGCACGCGATCCGCGCGCAGGACCGCTCCGGCTTCGTCGTCAACGCGCTGCTGATCCCCTACCTGCTCTCCGCGATCCGGATGTTCGAGACGGGCATCGCCAGCCGCGAGGACATCGACAACGGCATGGAGATGGGCTGCGCCCACCCGATGGGCCCGCTGAAGCTGTCCGACCTGATCGGCCTGGACACGGTCGCCTCGGTCGCGCAGAGCATGTACGACGAGTACAAGGAGCCGCTGTACGCCGCTCCCCCGCTGCTCCAGCGCATGGTGGACGCGGGCCGGCTGGGCCGCAAGACCGGCTCGGGCTTCTACACGTACTGA
- a CDS encoding glycoside hydrolase family 10 protein — translation MGRLTRRAFALAALSAFTTTGAAAAPVGERRGTATVEGERRATAEMRGMWLATVTNRDWPSRTGLTAAAQRAELIAWLDLAVRRRLNTVVLQVRPTADALWPSPYEPWSQVLTGTQGKAPGWDPLGTAVTEAHARGLQLHAWFNPYRVATHDDPTKLAASHPARRHPDWVVPFGGKLYYNPGLPEVRAFVEDAILDAVKKYPVDAVHFDDYFYPYPVAGQTFDDEAAYDAYGGDFAGRAAWRRDNIDKLVLETAARIKATRPGTQFGISPFGVWRNASTDSRGSDTRALQSYDDIHADTRKWVREGWLDYVVPQVYWNIGLSAADYAKLVPWWAEVAKGSRTRLYIGEALYRAGDPAQPAAWQDPAELSDHLDLAAAHPEVRGHVFFAATDVKTDRIGAMARVVADHYQQPAEPPR, via the coding sequence ATGGGGCGACTGACCCGGCGGGCGTTCGCGCTGGCAGCGCTGTCGGCGTTCACCACGACGGGTGCGGCTGCCGCTCCCGTGGGGGAGAGGCGGGGGACGGCCACGGTCGAGGGGGAGCGCCGGGCGACGGCCGAGATGCGCGGGATGTGGCTGGCGACCGTCACCAACCGCGACTGGCCGTCCCGCACCGGACTGACCGCCGCCGCGCAGCGCGCGGAGCTGATCGCCTGGCTCGACCTGGCGGTGCGCAGGCGGCTCAACACGGTCGTCCTCCAGGTGCGGCCGACGGCCGACGCGCTGTGGCCCTCGCCGTACGAGCCGTGGTCGCAGGTCCTCACCGGCACCCAGGGCAAGGCGCCGGGCTGGGACCCGCTGGGCACGGCCGTCACTGAGGCCCACGCGCGCGGCCTGCAACTGCACGCCTGGTTCAACCCGTACCGGGTCGCGACCCACGACGACCCCACGAAGCTGGCCGCCTCCCACCCCGCGCGCAGGCACCCGGACTGGGTGGTGCCGTTCGGCGGGAAGCTCTACTACAACCCCGGCCTGCCCGAGGTCCGCGCCTTCGTCGAGGACGCGATCCTCGACGCGGTGAAGAAGTACCCGGTGGACGCCGTGCACTTCGACGACTACTTCTACCCGTACCCGGTGGCCGGCCAGACCTTCGACGACGAGGCCGCGTACGACGCCTACGGCGGCGACTTCGCCGGCCGGGCCGCCTGGCGGCGCGACAACATCGACAAACTGGTGCTGGAGACGGCCGCCCGGATCAAGGCCACGCGGCCCGGCACACAGTTCGGGATCAGCCCCTTCGGGGTGTGGCGCAACGCCTCCACCGACTCACGTGGCTCCGACACACGGGCGCTGCAGTCCTACGACGACATCCACGCCGACACCCGCAAGTGGGTGCGGGAGGGCTGGCTCGACTACGTCGTCCCGCAGGTGTACTGGAACATCGGCCTGTCGGCCGCCGACTATGCCAAGCTCGTGCCCTGGTGGGCGGAGGTGGCCAAGGGCAGCCGCACACGGCTCTACATCGGCGAGGCCCTGTACCGGGCGGGCGACCCGGCGCAGCCCGCCGCATGGCAGGACCCGGCCGAACTCTCGGACCATCTCGATCTGGCCGCCGCCCACCCGGAGGTGCGCGGCCATGTCTTCTTCGCCGCCACGGACGTGAAGACGGACCGCATCGGGGCGATGGCGCGGGTGGTCGCCGACCACTACCAACAGCCGGCGGAGCCCCCGCGCTGA
- a CDS encoding histidine phosphatase family protein: MPLRVTFVAAARSSSLLAERFEDDRPLDQAGWSEVLGAAADLLPLAAAELRYCSPTPRSRATGDALGYAPLVQLALRDCDMGRWRGFTLGEAMAREPGAVDSWLADPLATPHGGESLLAFISRVGGWLDTRPVEDGGRVVAVAEPSVIRAALVYVLKAPPSTYWNIDVRPLSTTTVTGRAGRWNLRLEGAPAQPTRA, from the coding sequence ATGCCACTTCGGGTCACGTTCGTCGCCGCCGCTCGCAGCTCCTCGCTGCTCGCGGAACGCTTCGAGGACGACCGGCCGCTGGACCAGGCGGGCTGGAGCGAGGTGCTGGGCGCGGCCGCCGATCTGCTGCCGCTCGCGGCGGCCGAGCTGCGCTACTGCTCGCCGACCCCGCGCAGCCGCGCCACCGGGGACGCGCTCGGCTACGCCCCGCTCGTGCAGCTCGCGCTGCGGGACTGCGACATGGGCCGCTGGCGCGGGTTCACGCTGGGCGAGGCGATGGCCCGTGAGCCGGGGGCCGTGGACAGCTGGCTCGCCGACCCGCTCGCCACCCCGCACGGCGGCGAATCGCTGCTGGCGTTCATCTCACGGGTCGGCGGCTGGCTCGACACGCGGCCGGTGGAGGACGGCGGACGCGTCGTCGCCGTCGCCGAGCCGAGCGTGATCCGCGCCGCCCTGGTGTACGTGCTCAAGGCGCCCCCTTCGACGTACTGGAACATCGATGTGCGCCCGCTGTCCACGACGACCGTCACCGGCCGGGCCGGTCGCTGGAACCTGCGTCTCGAAGGGGCCCCGGCTCAGCCCACCCGCGCGTAG
- a CDS encoding DMT family transporter, with protein MKTQSSATTRPAIAVSTPAAVPDIAPQPSGLGTLLAALGVVAFSLTFPATAWGLEGFGPWSLVAVRSVLAALIAGACLLALRVPLPARRHWAGLAVVAAGVVVGFPLLTTLALRTSTTSHAAVVVGLLPLTTALLSALRMGTRPSRTFWAAALAGAGAVVAFTVQQSGGALTTADLYLFGALLVCAAGYTEGGRLARVVPGWQVIGWALVFCLPLSVPAAALALAHEPVRLTAHSVAGLLWVAAGSQFLGLVVWYRGMAAIGIPKASQLQLAQPLLTLVWSVLLLGEHLTPAAPLTAAAVLICIAVTQRVRG; from the coding sequence ATGAAGACACAGAGTAGCGCTACTACCCGGCCCGCGATAGCGGTCAGCACCCCCGCCGCCGTCCCGGACATCGCGCCCCAGCCCAGTGGCCTCGGCACCCTTCTGGCCGCCCTCGGCGTCGTCGCGTTCTCCCTCACCTTCCCCGCCACCGCATGGGGACTGGAGGGCTTCGGCCCTTGGTCGCTGGTGGCCGTGCGCAGCGTCCTGGCCGCGCTGATCGCCGGCGCGTGTCTGCTCGCCCTCCGTGTGCCGCTGCCCGCACGGCGGCACTGGGCGGGGCTCGCCGTCGTGGCCGCCGGGGTCGTCGTCGGCTTCCCGCTGCTCACCACACTCGCGCTGCGGACGTCCACCACCTCGCACGCCGCCGTCGTGGTCGGCCTGCTGCCGTTGACGACCGCGCTGCTGTCCGCCCTGCGCATGGGCACCCGCCCCTCCCGCACCTTCTGGGCGGCGGCCCTGGCCGGCGCGGGCGCCGTGGTGGCGTTCACCGTGCAGCAGAGCGGCGGCGCCCTGACCACCGCCGACCTGTACCTGTTCGGGGCGCTGCTGGTGTGCGCGGCCGGCTACACCGAGGGCGGCCGGCTCGCCCGGGTCGTGCCCGGCTGGCAGGTCATCGGCTGGGCGCTGGTGTTCTGCCTGCCGCTGTCCGTCCCCGCCGCCGCCCTCGCCCTGGCCCACGAACCCGTCCGGCTGACCGCGCACAGCGTGGCCGGGCTGCTGTGGGTGGCGGCGGGCTCACAGTTCCTCGGCCTGGTCGTCTGGTACCGGGGCATGGCGGCGATCGGCATTCCCAAGGCCAGCCAGTTGCAGTTGGCCCAGCCCCTGCTCACACTGGTGTGGTCGGTGCTGCTGCTGGGCGAGCACCTTACGCCCGCCGCTCCGCTGACGGCCGCGGCCGTGCTCATCTGCATCGCCGTCACGCAGCGGGTGCGCGGCTAG
- a CDS encoding aminotransferase-like domain-containing protein: MQERSSVGELADQLRREFDRYSPGGKLPSSRALVERFRVSPVTVSRALAQLAAEGLVVTRPGAGAFRARPSRTTATPAGDTSWQEVALSADGASDLVPRSVDASGVTVSLAAPPPGVVEFNGGYLHPSLQPERAMAAALARAGRRPGAWGRPPMEGLPELREWFARTIGGSVTAAEVLVGAGGQAALTTALRALAPPGAPVLVESPTYPGMLAIARSAGLRPVPVPVDPDGVKPELLADAFRATGARVFVCQPLFQNPTGAVLAAGRRAEVLRIAREAGAFVVEDDFVRRLAHEDAGPLPRPLAADDPDGVVVHVGSLTKATSPSFRVSALAARGPVLERLRAIQVVDTFFVPRPLQEAALELVGSPAWPRHLRTVAAELRARRDAMTSALRLRLPELALPHIPSGGYHLWLRLPDGTGGTSQAFGSQGESAFTSAALRAGVALTPGRPYFSAEPPAAHVRLSFAAVAGTEEIAEGVRRLRAACDEVFPGNGSTRRP, encoded by the coding sequence ATGCAAGAGCGTAGCAGTGTGGGTGAGCTGGCGGATCAGCTACGTCGGGAGTTCGACCGCTACTCTCCCGGTGGAAAGCTCCCGTCGAGCCGGGCCCTGGTCGAACGGTTCCGGGTGAGCCCCGTGACGGTCTCGCGAGCGCTGGCGCAGCTCGCCGCCGAGGGGCTGGTGGTCACCCGGCCCGGCGCGGGCGCCTTCCGGGCCCGGCCGTCGCGGACGACCGCCACCCCGGCCGGCGACACCTCCTGGCAGGAGGTCGCGCTCAGCGCGGACGGCGCCTCCGACCTCGTCCCCCGCTCCGTGGACGCCTCCGGTGTCACGGTGTCGCTGGCCGCCCCGCCGCCCGGCGTGGTCGAGTTCAACGGCGGCTATCTGCACCCCTCGCTCCAGCCGGAGCGGGCGATGGCCGCGGCCCTGGCGCGAGCCGGGCGGCGGCCCGGAGCCTGGGGACGCCCGCCCATGGAAGGGCTGCCGGAGCTGCGCGAGTGGTTCGCGCGGACCATCGGCGGCTCCGTCACCGCGGCCGAGGTACTGGTCGGCGCGGGCGGCCAGGCCGCCCTCACCACCGCCCTGCGCGCCCTCGCCCCGCCCGGCGCGCCGGTGCTCGTCGAGTCGCCCACCTACCCCGGCATGCTCGCCATCGCCCGATCGGCGGGACTGCGACCGGTCCCGGTCCCGGTCGATCCGGACGGCGTGAAGCCGGAGCTGCTCGCCGACGCGTTCCGGGCGACCGGCGCCCGGGTGTTCGTCTGCCAGCCGCTGTTCCAGAACCCGACCGGCGCCGTCCTCGCCGCCGGCCGGCGCGCGGAGGTGCTGCGCATCGCGCGGGAGGCGGGCGCGTTCGTCGTCGAGGACGACTTCGTGCGGCGGCTCGCGCACGAGGACGCCGGACCGCTGCCCCGCCCGCTCGCCGCCGACGACCCCGACGGCGTCGTCGTCCACGTCGGCTCGCTCACCAAGGCGACCTCCCCGAGCTTCCGGGTCAGCGCCCTGGCCGCCCGCGGCCCGGTCCTGGAACGGCTGCGGGCCATCCAGGTCGTCGACACCTTCTTCGTGCCCCGCCCGCTCCAGGAGGCGGCGCTCGAACTCGTCGGCTCGCCCGCCTGGCCACGTCATCTGCGGACCGTCGCCGCCGAGTTGCGGGCCCGGCGGGACGCGATGACCTCCGCGCTGCGGCTGCGGCTGCCCGAACTCGCCCTCCCGCACATCCCGTCCGGCGGCTACCACCTGTGGCTGCGGCTGCCCGACGGGACGGGAGGCACCTCCCAGGCTTTCGGCTCCCAAGGAGAGAGCGCGTTCACCTCCGCCGCCCTGCGGGCGGGCGTCGCACTCACCCCGGGCCGTCCCTACTTCAGCGCCGAACCCCCGGCCGCCCACGTGCGGTTGAGCTTCGCGGCCGTCGCCGGGACGGAGGAGATCGCGGAGGGGGTACGGCGGCTGCGGGCGGCGTGCGACGAGGTGTTTCCCGGAAACGGTTCGACACGGCGCCCGTGA
- a CDS encoding transcriptional regulator has translation MQPNTLLDAILDEAGISHAGLAAHVNQAGRARGLALRYEHTAVARWLKGQRPRGQVPDLICEVLATRLHRPVTLDDIGLGVPGEPSTPHGTSLSGFVERATALWRSDEQQRPHILGAPAVTGTPAVMPVWEWENPPEDVDVSRGGRHRVTSADIEMLRAARTHYEQMYRKAGGIATRSRIVGFLNAEAAPLLRGSYTDETGRQLHRSTGGLVAVAGICAYDSDAHGLAQRYFHQALRLAKASGDRGLGAYVIALLVNQSLFMREYRQAVAFAEAALRAAGKHITPALASDLYAMQAKAYAHLGDGTSALSCIRRAETAAERIRRGHEPDETGYVQPGLVNVQVAEALLSLGDLAAAAEHAAAAVDNPAHDRGRVHRLAMLSTIELRQGNTDKAVVTAVRMAEQARGMESQRLRDRLRAVREQLARSGCAGTAEAAELIDGALRVPL, from the coding sequence ATGCAGCCCAACACTCTGCTCGACGCGATCCTGGACGAGGCGGGCATCTCGCACGCGGGCCTCGCCGCCCACGTCAACCAGGCCGGACGGGCGCGCGGACTCGCCCTGCGGTACGAGCACACGGCGGTGGCCCGGTGGCTGAAGGGCCAGCGGCCGAGGGGCCAGGTGCCCGACCTGATCTGCGAGGTGCTCGCCACGCGTCTGCACCGGCCGGTCACCCTGGACGACATCGGCCTCGGCGTGCCGGGCGAGCCGTCCACCCCGCACGGCACCTCGCTCTCCGGGTTCGTCGAGCGGGCCACCGCCCTGTGGCGCTCCGACGAGCAGCAGCGCCCGCACATCCTGGGCGCGCCCGCCGTCACCGGCACGCCGGCCGTGATGCCGGTGTGGGAGTGGGAGAACCCGCCGGAGGACGTGGACGTCTCCCGCGGCGGCCGGCATCGCGTCACCTCCGCCGACATCGAGATGCTGCGTGCCGCCCGCACCCACTACGAGCAGATGTACCGCAAGGCCGGCGGCATCGCGACCCGCAGCCGGATCGTCGGCTTCCTGAACGCGGAGGCCGCCCCGTTACTGAGGGGGAGCTACACCGACGAGACGGGCCGTCAACTGCACCGGTCCACCGGCGGGTTGGTCGCCGTCGCCGGGATCTGCGCGTACGACTCCGACGCGCACGGCCTCGCCCAGCGGTACTTCCACCAGGCGCTGCGGCTGGCAAAGGCCAGTGGGGACCGGGGACTTGGGGCGTACGTCATCGCCCTCCTCGTCAACCAGTCGCTGTTCATGCGGGAGTACCGGCAGGCCGTCGCCTTCGCGGAGGCCGCGTTGCGGGCCGCGGGAAAGCACATCACGCCCGCCCTCGCCTCCGACCTGTACGCGATGCAGGCCAAGGCGTACGCCCACCTCGGCGACGGCACGAGCGCCCTGTCATGCATCCGGCGGGCGGAGACGGCCGCCGAACGCATCCGGCGCGGACACGAGCCCGACGAGACCGGCTATGTCCAGCCGGGCCTGGTCAACGTCCAGGTGGCGGAGGCGCTGCTCAGCCTCGGCGACCTCGCGGCCGCCGCCGAGCATGCCGCGGCGGCCGTCGACAACCCGGCGCACGACCGGGGGCGGGTGCACCGGCTCGCCATGCTCAGCACGATCGAACTGCGCCAGGGCAACACCGACAAGGCCGTGGTCACGGCGGTGCGGATGGCCGAACAGGCGCGGGGAATGGAGTCCCAGCGCCTGCGCGACAGACTCCGGGCGGTGCGCGAACAGCTGGCGCGCAGCGGTTGCGCGGGCACCGCCGAGGCCGCCGAACTCATCGACGGGGCCCTGCGCGTACCGCTGTAG
- the pheT gene encoding phenylalanine--tRNA ligase subunit beta: MRIPLSWLREYVDLPATETGRDVQAKLVSAGLEVETVEQLGADLKGPLVVGQVLTIEELEGFKKPIRFCTVDVGTANGTGEPQEIVCGARNFAVGDKVVVVLPGAVLPGNFAIAARKTYGKTSHGMICSGDELGMGDDGSHGIIVLPPETEVGKDAIELLELVDEVLDIAVTANRGDCLSIRGVARETAIAYGLPLRDPALIDVPAPNAFGYPVQVSDPMGCDRFTARTVTGLSPEARSPIWLKRRLQKVGMRPISLAVDITNYVMMELGQPLHAYDRSLVQGTIGVRRAGEGEQIVTLDGATRKLHAEDLVITDDRGPIGLAGVMGGANTEIADHDAAENGGNSTTDVVIEAAHFNAVSIARTARRHKLSSEASRRFERGVDPAAAAAAAQRTVDLLVLLAGGTADAGVTEIIAPSAPHTISVPADHPDKVAGVEYGREIVVRRLQEIGCDVYGQDELIVTVPSWRPDLVEVNDLAEEVIRLEGYENLPSTLPKLPSGRGLTHRQRLHRRVGRALAGAGYVEAPNYPFISEQVFDQLGLGADDPARRVVKLTNPLNDEEPALRTSLLPGLLGALRRNDGRGSHDLALFETGLVFLPREEQGVAGHLSVDRRPTDEELASLDAVLPEQPRHVAAVLAGAREQAGWWGKGRPADWADAIESARAVAREAGAELIVRKGQYGPWHPGRCAELVVVVGGAERVVGHAGELHPRVLKALGLPARTSAMELNLDVLEAVGDDTPQAPSISTFPVATQDVALVVDQFVPHAEVEAALREGAGELLEGIRLFDVYENAEQLGDGRKSLAYALRFRAGDRTLTVDEASAARDAAVALAGERTGAVLRG; this comes from the coding sequence ATGCGGATCCCGCTTTCCTGGCTGCGGGAGTACGTCGACCTGCCGGCCACCGAGACCGGCCGTGACGTGCAGGCCAAGCTCGTTTCCGCAGGCCTCGAGGTCGAGACCGTCGAGCAGCTCGGCGCCGACCTCAAGGGCCCGCTGGTCGTCGGGCAGGTGCTGACCATCGAGGAGCTGGAGGGCTTCAAGAAGCCGATCCGCTTCTGCACGGTCGACGTCGGCACCGCCAACGGCACCGGTGAGCCGCAGGAGATCGTCTGCGGCGCCCGCAACTTCGCCGTCGGCGACAAGGTCGTGGTCGTGCTCCCGGGCGCGGTCCTCCCCGGCAACTTCGCCATCGCCGCGCGCAAGACGTACGGCAAGACGTCCCACGGCATGATCTGCTCCGGCGACGAGCTGGGCATGGGCGACGACGGCAGCCACGGCATCATCGTGCTGCCGCCGGAGACCGAGGTCGGCAAGGACGCCATCGAGCTGCTCGAACTGGTCGACGAGGTCCTGGACATCGCCGTCACCGCCAACCGCGGCGACTGCCTGTCCATCCGCGGCGTCGCCCGCGAGACCGCCATCGCCTACGGCCTGCCGCTGCGCGACCCCGCCCTGATCGACGTACCGGCGCCGAACGCCTTCGGCTACCCGGTGCAGGTCTCGGACCCGATGGGCTGCGACCGCTTCACCGCCCGCACCGTCACCGGTCTGAGCCCCGAGGCGCGCTCCCCGATCTGGCTGAAGCGCCGGCTGCAGAAGGTCGGCATGCGCCCGATCTCGCTCGCCGTCGACATCACCAACTACGTGATGATGGAGCTCGGCCAGCCGCTGCACGCCTACGACCGCAGCCTGGTCCAGGGCACCATCGGCGTGCGCCGGGCCGGGGAGGGCGAGCAGATCGTCACCCTTGACGGGGCGACTCGCAAGCTGCACGCCGAGGACCTCGTCATCACCGACGACCGCGGTCCGATCGGCCTCGCGGGCGTCATGGGCGGCGCCAACACCGAGATCGCCGACCACGATGCCGCCGAGAACGGCGGGAACTCCACGACGGACGTGGTCATCGAGGCCGCGCACTTCAACGCGGTGTCGATCGCGCGTACGGCCCGTCGCCACAAGCTGTCCTCGGAGGCGTCCCGCCGCTTCGAGCGCGGTGTCGACCCGGCCGCCGCCGCGGCCGCCGCGCAGCGCACGGTCGACCTGCTGGTGCTGCTCGCGGGCGGTACGGCCGACGCGGGCGTCACGGAGATCATCGCCCCGTCCGCCCCGCACACGATCAGTGTCCCGGCCGACCACCCGGACAAGGTCGCGGGCGTGGAGTACGGCCGGGAGATCGTCGTCCGCCGCCTCCAGGAGATCGGCTGCGACGTGTACGGGCAGGACGAGCTCATCGTCACCGTCCCGTCCTGGCGGCCCGACCTCGTCGAGGTCAACGACCTCGCGGAGGAGGTCATCCGGCTGGAGGGCTACGAGAACCTGCCCTCCACGCTGCCCAAGCTCCCCTCGGGCCGGGGCCTCACCCACCGCCAGCGCCTGCACCGTCGCGTCGGCCGCGCCCTGGCCGGTGCCGGATACGTCGAGGCGCCGAACTACCCGTTCATCAGCGAGCAGGTCTTCGACCAGCTCGGTCTGGGCGCCGACGACCCGGCCCGCCGCGTCGTCAAGCTGACCAACCCGCTCAACGACGAGGAGCCCGCGCTCCGTACGTCGCTGCTGCCGGGCCTGCTCGGTGCCCTGCGGCGCAACGACGGGCGGGGCAGCCACGACCTGGCGCTGTTCGAGACGGGGCTGGTCTTCCTCCCGCGCGAGGAGCAGGGCGTCGCCGGTCATCTGTCCGTCGACCGCCGTCCCACCGACGAGGAGCTGGCGTCGCTCGACGCCGTGCTCCCCGAGCAGCCGCGCCATGTCGCCGCCGTCCTCGCGGGCGCCCGCGAGCAGGCCGGCTGGTGGGGCAAGGGCCGTCCGGCGGACTGGGCCGACGCGATCGAGTCGGCGCGCGCCGTCGCCCGTGAGGCCGGCGCCGAGCTGATCGTCCGCAAGGGTCAGTACGGGCCGTGGCACCCGGGTCGCTGCGCCGAACTGGTCGTTGTCGTCGGCGGCGCGGAGCGGGTCGTCGGCCATGCCGGTGAGCTGCACCCGCGGGTGCTGAAGGCGCTGGGGCTGCCCGCGCGGACCTCCGCGATGGAGCTGAACCTGGACGTCCTGGAGGCGGTCGGTGACGACACCCCGCAGGCGCCGAGCATCTCCACCTTCCCCGTCGCCACGCAGGACGTCGCCCTCGTCGTGGACCAGTTCGTGCCGCACGCCGAGGTCGAGGCCGCGCTGCGCGAGGGTGCGGGTGAACTGCTGGAGGGGATCCGGCTGTTCGACGTGTATGAGAACGCGGAGCAGCTCGGTGACGGGCGGAAGTCGCTGGCGTACGCGTTGCGCTTCCGCGCGGGGGACCGGACGCTGACCGTCGACGAGGCTTCGGCGGCGCGGGATGCCGCTGTTGCTCTTGCGGGCGAGCGGACCGGGGCTGTTCTTCGCGGCTAG
- a CDS encoding GNAT family N-acetyltransferase: protein MNDTPLLAEGYEISADPARVDAERVHRWLSTDAYWAIGRERAKQDRAIAGSLNFGVYDTASGEQVAYARVVTDLATFAWLCDVYVDPAARGKGIGTALVAAVRDHLRPHGLRRVLLATHDAHGVYEQVGFAALEKPDQWMALVF from the coding sequence ATGAACGACACCCCGCTCCTCGCCGAGGGCTACGAGATCTCCGCCGACCCCGCCCGTGTCGATGCCGAGCGGGTGCACCGCTGGCTGTCCACGGACGCGTACTGGGCGATCGGGCGCGAGCGGGCGAAGCAGGACCGGGCGATCGCCGGTTCGCTGAACTTCGGCGTCTACGACACGGCATCGGGGGAGCAGGTCGCCTACGCGCGGGTCGTCACGGACCTCGCGACCTTCGCGTGGCTGTGCGACGTGTACGTGGACCCGGCGGCGCGGGGCAAGGGCATCGGCACCGCTCTCGTCGCCGCCGTACGCGACCACCTGCGGCCGCACGGGCTGCGCCGCGTCCTGCTGGCCACGCACGACGCGCACGGGGTGTACGAACAGGTCGGCTTCGCCGCGCTGGAGAAGCCGGACCAGTGGATGGCGCTCGTTTTCTAG